A window of Raineyella sp. W15-4 contains these coding sequences:
- a CDS encoding DNA-3-methyladenine glycosylase I, translating into MATTPDGGPAPAGLSPDPLSPEPVASPDMASPDMASPDMASPAPVSPDLVVGEDGLARPVWAAADPLLREYYDTEWGVPIRDERGMFEKLSLEAFQSGLSWLTILRKRPAFRAAFDGFVPDRVADYTEADVARLLTDPGIVRNRRKIEATIANARATVALRERGGLVELVWSFRPADTPAPRTLAEAPTRSAESEALARALRREGFVFVGPTTMYALMESVGVVDTHLVGSHRRGSSGVWS; encoded by the coding sequence ATGGCGACCACCCCTGACGGCGGCCCGGCGCCCGCCGGCCTCTCCCCGGATCCCCTCTCCCCCGAGCCGGTGGCCTCCCCCGACATGGCCTCCCCCGACATGGCCTCCCCCGACATGGCCTCGCCCGCCCCGGTCTCTCCCGATCTGGTTGTCGGCGAGGATGGGCTGGCCCGTCCGGTGTGGGCCGCCGCCGATCCGCTGCTCCGGGAGTACTACGACACCGAGTGGGGCGTGCCGATCCGCGACGAGCGGGGGATGTTCGAGAAGCTCAGCCTGGAGGCGTTCCAGTCCGGTCTGTCCTGGCTGACGATCCTGCGCAAGCGGCCGGCCTTCCGGGCCGCATTCGACGGCTTCGTCCCGGATCGGGTCGCCGACTACACCGAGGCCGACGTGGCACGGTTGCTGACCGATCCGGGGATCGTCCGCAACCGGCGCAAGATCGAGGCGACGATCGCCAACGCCCGGGCGACCGTGGCCCTGCGGGAGCGCGGTGGTCTGGTGGAGCTGGTCTGGTCGTTCCGGCCGGCGGACACCCCGGCGCCGCGCACGCTGGCCGAGGCGCCGACCCGGTCGGCGGAGTCGGAGGCCCTGGCCAGAGCGCTGCGGCGGGAGGGGTTCGTCTTCGTCGGCCCCACCACGATGTACGCCCTGATGGAGTCGGTCGGCGTCGTCGACACCCACCTGGTCGGCTCGCACCGGCGAGGCAGCTCGGGCGTCTGGTCGTGA
- a CDS encoding Bax inhibitor-1/YccA family protein, giving the protein MRSNNPVLNRSASFNPRAGSQAGYAPQYQGRGFDPYAAPQPVDRMTMDDVVTKTALTLGVVVLTAAASWFLVPPALVGVAWIGSAIAALVVSFLVIGRRGVRPGMVIAYAALEGVFIGIFSSFLEGLFPGIVVQAVIATFVVAGLVLASYKIFNLNRFANRISRGLFIATGALAVVYLVNFVLSLFGVHTGLIGFGPQAGGLAFIVTAVAIVLATMNLLVDFAAIEDGVRNGAPADQSWVAAFGLTVTMVWLYTELLRLLSYFRSN; this is encoded by the coding sequence ATGCGTTCCAACAACCCCGTGCTCAACCGCTCGGCCTCGTTCAACCCGCGGGCCGGGTCCCAGGCCGGCTACGCTCCGCAGTACCAGGGCCGGGGCTTCGACCCGTACGCCGCCCCGCAGCCCGTCGACCGGATGACGATGGACGACGTGGTCACCAAGACTGCCCTCACCCTCGGCGTGGTCGTCCTCACCGCCGCCGCGTCCTGGTTCCTGGTGCCGCCCGCACTGGTCGGCGTCGCCTGGATCGGGTCGGCCATCGCCGCCCTGGTGGTCTCGTTCCTGGTCATCGGCCGCCGCGGCGTACGGCCCGGCATGGTCATCGCGTACGCCGCTCTCGAGGGTGTCTTCATCGGGATCTTCTCCAGCTTCCTGGAAGGGCTGTTCCCGGGCATCGTGGTCCAGGCGGTGATCGCGACCTTCGTCGTGGCCGGCCTGGTCTTGGCCAGCTACAAGATCTTCAACCTCAACCGCTTCGCCAACCGGATCTCCCGCGGGCTGTTCATCGCCACCGGTGCCCTGGCGGTCGTCTATCTGGTGAATTTCGTGCTGTCCCTCTTCGGGGTGCACACCGGGCTGATCGGCTTCGGCCCGCAGGCCGGTGGCCTGGCCTTCATCGTCACCGCGGTCGCCATCGTGCTGGCCACGATGAACCTGCTGGTCGACTTCGCGGCCATCGAGGACGGTGTCCGCAACGGTGCCCCGGCCGACCAGTCCTGGGTCGCCGCCTTCGGCCTGACCGTCACCATGGTGTGGCTCTACACCGAGTTGCTCCGGCTGCTGTCCTACTTCCGGTCGAACTGA
- a CDS encoding neutral zinc metallopeptidase, which translates to MDFNENADLDPSRSTSGAGGGGGRIAVGGVGGLVLILVALFFGIDPANLLGNQAVDTTSTTTTGQNTLQKCTTVKDIETNPQCRFVAYQNSLDRYWGSVVQGYTPAEQFVMFSGQIQTGCGTATSAVGPFYCPADEKVYLDESFFTTLQQQFGATSTPAVEAYVMAHEYGHHVQNQIGVLGQVSKGGTGADSAAVRSELQADCFAGVWFANAAKDTKGPIARITEQDIRDARAAAQAIGDDKIQQNTTGRVDRESWTHGSSAQREKWLLQGYRSGDPNSCDTWSARTL; encoded by the coding sequence ATGGACTTCAACGAGAATGCCGACCTGGACCCGTCCCGGTCCACCTCCGGAGCTGGCGGCGGGGGCGGCCGGATCGCGGTCGGCGGTGTCGGCGGTCTGGTCCTCATCCTTGTCGCGCTGTTCTTCGGCATCGACCCGGCGAACCTCCTCGGCAACCAGGCGGTCGACACCACCAGCACCACCACCACCGGGCAGAACACCCTGCAGAAGTGCACGACGGTCAAGGACATCGAGACCAACCCGCAGTGCCGCTTCGTCGCCTACCAGAACTCCCTCGACCGCTACTGGGGCAGCGTGGTCCAGGGCTACACCCCGGCCGAGCAGTTCGTGATGTTCTCCGGCCAGATCCAGACCGGCTGCGGCACCGCGACCTCGGCGGTCGGCCCGTTCTACTGCCCGGCCGACGAGAAGGTCTACCTGGACGAGTCCTTCTTCACCACGTTGCAGCAGCAGTTCGGTGCCACCTCGACCCCGGCGGTGGAGGCGTACGTGATGGCCCACGAGTACGGCCATCACGTGCAGAACCAGATCGGTGTGCTCGGCCAGGTCAGCAAGGGCGGCACCGGCGCCGACTCCGCCGCGGTCCGGTCCGAGCTGCAGGCTGACTGCTTCGCCGGGGTCTGGTTCGCCAACGCCGCCAAGGACACCAAGGGCCCGATCGCCCGGATCACCGAACAGGACATCCGCGACGCCCGGGCCGCCGCCCAGGCGATCGGCGACGACAAGATCCAGCAGAACACCACCGGCCGGGTCGACCGGGAGTCGTGGACCCACGGGTCCTCCGCGCAGCGGGAGAAGTGGCTGCTGCAGGGCTACCGGTCCGGCGACCCGAACAGCTGCGACACCTGGTCGGCGCGCACCCTGTGA
- a CDS encoding sigma-70 family RNA polymerase sigma factor, with translation MREPFERVVHDHGATVLRVCRAVLGPGPDADDAWSETFLAALTAWPRLEEVTNVEAWLVRVAHRKAIDVARARARQAVPTEVLPDGVSTVGSPDPEANELWADVGRLPERQRLAVAYHWFGGLSHQETAELIGGTPDAVRRAASDGIRSLRRKYRAEAARKGEPR, from the coding sequence ATGAGAGAACCGTTCGAACGGGTGGTACACGACCACGGAGCGACCGTGCTCCGGGTCTGCCGTGCCGTGCTGGGACCCGGCCCGGACGCCGACGACGCCTGGTCGGAGACGTTCCTGGCGGCTCTCACCGCGTGGCCACGACTGGAGGAGGTGACGAACGTGGAGGCCTGGCTGGTTCGGGTCGCCCACCGCAAGGCGATCGACGTCGCCCGAGCACGGGCCCGGCAGGCGGTCCCGACGGAGGTGCTGCCGGATGGCGTCTCGACCGTCGGCAGCCCTGATCCCGAGGCTAACGAGCTGTGGGCCGACGTGGGGCGGCTGCCGGAACGACAGCGCCTCGCCGTGGCCTACCACTGGTTCGGCGGGCTCTCCCACCAGGAGACCGCCGAACTGATCGGCGGGACACCGGACGCAGTGCGCCGTGCCGCCTCGGACGGCATCAGGTCTCTGCGCCGGAAGTATCGGGCCGAGGCGGCCCGGAAAGGAGAACCACGATGA
- a CDS encoding methylated-DNA--[protein]-cysteine S-methyltransferase — MNVDTLDLPPVTGAELSALEAHLAREAAARGLLDVAYRTVDTPVGPLLLASTERGLVRVAFELEDFTSVLETLAARISPRILEAPRRLDPVAHELDEYFAGRRHVFDVAVDLALSSGFRQTVQRYLPHIRYGHTLSYRQVAEQVGNPNASRAVGSACATNPLPVVVPCHRVVRTDGQLGGYLGGVAVKATLLTLERSRAEQEDEA; from the coding sequence ATGAATGTCGACACCCTCGACCTGCCGCCGGTGACCGGGGCGGAACTGTCCGCACTGGAGGCGCACCTGGCCCGGGAGGCCGCCGCGCGCGGACTGCTGGACGTCGCCTACCGTACGGTCGACACCCCGGTCGGGCCGCTGCTGCTGGCCTCGACCGAGCGCGGACTGGTCCGGGTCGCGTTCGAACTGGAGGACTTCACCAGCGTCCTGGAGACGCTGGCGGCCCGGATCAGCCCACGCATCCTCGAGGCGCCCCGACGGCTGGATCCGGTCGCCCACGAACTGGACGAGTACTTCGCCGGGCGCCGCCATGTCTTCGACGTGGCGGTCGACCTCGCCCTGTCCTCGGGGTTCCGACAGACCGTGCAGCGCTACCTGCCGCACATCCGCTACGGACACACCCTCAGCTATCGGCAGGTCGCCGAACAGGTCGGCAACCCGAACGCCTCCCGCGCCGTGGGCAGCGCCTGCGCGACCAACCCCCTGCCCGTGGTGGTGCCGTGTCACCGGGTGGTCCGTACGGACGGCCAGTTGGGCGGGTACCTCGGGGGCGTTGCCGTCAAGGCGACCCTGCTCACCCTGGAAAGGTCGCGGGCTGAGCAGGAGGATGAGGCATGA
- a CDS encoding shikimate 5-dehydrogenase: MPILNKDMTLCISLSGRPSNIGTRFHNYLYDTLGLNFVYKAFSTDDIEGAVRGVRALGIRGCSVSMPFKEAVIPLVDVLEESAAAIESVNTIVNDGGRLSASNTDYEAVASLLASHRVDPALPVLVRGSGGMAKAVVAAFRGAGFADLTVLARNATAGPALADKYGYRWLAEVPEPGARVLVNVTPLGMDGPQAGARSFSDAHIEAAEVVFDVVAFPAETPLIRAGRARAKQLITGAEVIALQAARQFERYTGVALTPELVAEASEFSRAE, from the coding sequence ATGCCCATCCTCAACAAGGACATGACCCTCTGCATCTCGCTGTCGGGGCGACCGTCCAACATCGGTACCCGGTTCCACAACTATCTGTACGACACGCTGGGCCTCAACTTCGTCTACAAAGCCTTCTCCACCGACGACATCGAGGGCGCCGTCCGGGGCGTTCGCGCCCTCGGCATCCGGGGCTGCTCGGTCTCGATGCCGTTCAAGGAGGCGGTGATCCCGCTGGTCGACGTGCTGGAGGAGTCCGCGGCGGCGATCGAGTCGGTCAACACGATCGTCAACGACGGCGGCAGGCTGTCCGCGTCCAACACCGACTACGAGGCGGTCGCCAGCCTGCTGGCGAGCCATCGGGTCGACCCGGCCCTGCCGGTTCTGGTCCGCGGGTCCGGCGGGATGGCCAAGGCGGTCGTGGCGGCCTTCCGTGGCGCCGGGTTCGCCGACCTCACCGTCCTCGCCCGCAACGCCACCGCCGGCCCGGCGCTGGCCGACAAGTACGGCTACCGCTGGCTCGCCGAGGTTCCCGAGCCCGGGGCGCGGGTCCTGGTGAACGTCACTCCGCTGGGGATGGACGGCCCACAGGCGGGCGCCCGGTCGTTCTCCGACGCCCACATCGAGGCTGCGGAGGTGGTGTTCGACGTGGTCGCCTTCCCGGCCGAGACCCCGCTGATCCGGGCCGGCCGGGCCCGGGCCAAGCAGCTCATCACCGGTGCCGAGGTGATCGCCCTGCAGGCCGCCCGACAGTTCGAGCGCTACACCGGGGTGGCCCTCACCCCGGAGCTGGTCGCCGAGGCCTCGGAGTTCTCCCGAGCCGAGTGA